In Halovivax gelatinilyticus, the following are encoded in one genomic region:
- a CDS encoding HNH endonuclease, producing MQETDRRTHGESSGESTTNEDTDVRGPAACHETVDPATREAVLTEYEYRCQLCGRRGPEKGGLAALQAHHIEREPTGMGEHDLANLTLICRSCHSWHHQQSTPADAPVNITEEDLTVLLPQDIEILQVLADSGPARTGDVAAALTGELSVSAVRERLWVLMGLDNIVESRDRQVVDKDIETGEWGLTDQVENSARGYIPDDPQLLLQRMEDEQVRLALNRGCDRRTVADVLGVTRRTTFNKEKRANAYAFPLDAFSRGGRPVTGTRSETTGSVEVGESDRQQRLDRVSEPVTDGAGNKDASIDSESQAEQLGGEEGVVAVSGDGEGGELPALLRDVIDALERAESAL from the coding sequence ATGCAAGAAACTGATCGACGAACTCACGGCGAATCGAGTGGCGAATCGACGACGAATGAGGATACTGATGTGCGTGGGCCTGCGGCGTGTCATGAAACGGTTGATCCGGCGACGCGCGAGGCTGTGTTGACGGAGTACGAGTATCGGTGCCAGCTTTGTGGTCGTCGTGGCCCGGAGAAAGGCGGGTTAGCGGCGTTGCAAGCGCATCATATCGAGCGGGAGCCGACCGGGATGGGCGAGCACGACCTGGCGAATCTAACGTTGATTTGCCGATCGTGTCACAGCTGGCATCACCAACAATCTACGCCGGCGGATGCCCCGGTCAACATTACGGAGGAGGATCTCACCGTGTTGTTGCCTCAGGATATCGAGATCCTGCAGGTCCTGGCGGATTCCGGGCCGGCACGAACCGGTGATGTTGCGGCTGCGTTGACGGGTGAGTTATCGGTTTCTGCGGTTCGTGAGCGCCTGTGGGTGCTTATGGGACTCGACAACATCGTCGAGTCGCGTGACCGGCAAGTAGTCGATAAAGATATCGAAACGGGTGAATGGGGATTGACGGATCAAGTGGAGAACTCTGCGCGCGGGTACATCCCGGACGACCCGCAGTTACTGTTGCAACGCATGGAGGACGAGCAGGTCAGGTTAGCGTTGAATCGCGGGTGTGATCGGCGAACGGTTGCTGACGTGCTCGGTGTGACGCGTCGAACGACGTTTAACAAGGAAAAACGCGCGAACGCGTACGCGTTCCCGCTTGACGCGTTCAGTCGCGGCGGGCGGCCAGTGACCGGGACTCGATCGGAGACGACCGGGTCAGTTGAGGTGGGCGAGTCGGATCGGCAGCAACGCCTTGATCGCGTCTCGGAACCCGTTACGGATGGTGCTGGTAACAAGGATGCGTCGATCGACTCGGAATCGCAAGCGGAGCAGTTGGGTGGTGAGGAAGGTGTGGTGGCGGTGTCAGGTGACGGTGAGGGTGGTGAGTTACCGGCGTTGCTTCGTGACGTGATTGATGCGTTAGAACGGGCGGAATCCGCGTTGTAG
- a CDS encoding DEAD/DEAH box helicase family protein, giving the protein MALDPFKNQIDERTSTLSVSEQFHQERLDRDDITTADWPSQIDRAATDLLLGIALGHSDSKFDHGGTIGTIDFGRATGGYYVDGLIDLSSNHSDLPGLIQECDETDIGNFVLALAKLRHALAKVDDGGIHNIDRAIEAIVEKLATRGMGPKNGRLPLHEPQAVVDIVYQLFSDPSASEYTDELIEALEGVRRSNADIDLLDYLDRPQMVTPLWDHQQDALSSWCAADYAGYVNMATATGKTVLGLGAIAHLFGELHPRDEEVLASQKESSSNASVLIVAGQDLLLEQWQSEFDEHLNIPRDRTQTGTKRVINLSWGTIEFRTAQDLLSAETVSGYDLVILDEAHRYRRGGRDGRSWRDLFDDLTDRSDAILAMSGSIDQDWIGDAGARDALEANLTECATFTIPEARKANVIADFSWEVTYAASAEDETLDGVTESTQPLAGVYDPTNHKFLTTGFGDVPDIVPETFETLRDLRSFAQSNDGSAAREQSAAFDRIATAAFSRRPRRWQLSPPHETVRRLVDRHVAEAKCIVLVQSYEQATQIGDVLRDNLGDDVVTVADGKTTSQSEQINEFKERKKGVIVGPGEVIGVGVDIPDADVAVNLSKGGVNASLIQRIGRVLRNPTGASRAHFYQVVTLPATPDGQLAGEDGRRLLRRASELRALGSRFRELPGFSTVDETTVPLLAELEVAGSMAMEADHRAIEEIVDDDVAQEWLYELLDAIKDRNRRIDPTLPQVWTGETVDPKTEPIRTAIESREQSRKKVRKDNGRSPQHLDASPQEYLEVSVSNSNDEPVIGASVSISTDEKDYESETAADGTASFHVPTHSRRVEASVDSDGYEPKEAVSLLYGRSGPYNFTVQLSSLSSEGDSVDTSHTEDSPSASSRDESTSVGGDAADPSAGKDGAVAPSELTELYEVFHSYRKLVDTLIEASGIEEGPMVTWRDTLVSFLDSGLEGWDSGYGPQQLNRSGIISKDYRSDFGNGKRVTEFQVIETASPSPLLDGILSHFDDHERKMVPVVPSSGTALPVIVETESALTEAQELLEKFPELPRVGNPPDSPSDSDLTTVSGVTDVDANVLEENGFENVADLREAAYEDIAAIPEIPDHLALRIKADVE; this is encoded by the coding sequence ATGGCACTCGACCCATTCAAGAATCAAATTGACGAGCGGACGAGTACGCTAAGCGTCTCGGAACAGTTTCATCAAGAACGACTCGATAGGGACGATATCACTACTGCCGATTGGCCTAGTCAGATTGATCGGGCTGCAACAGACCTCCTGCTTGGCATCGCACTCGGCCATTCCGACAGCAAATTCGATCACGGAGGAACGATCGGTACGATAGACTTTGGTCGGGCGACTGGGGGATATTACGTCGACGGTCTTATCGATCTATCTAGCAATCATTCAGATCTCCCCGGACTCATTCAAGAATGCGACGAGACGGATATCGGGAATTTCGTTCTCGCACTGGCGAAACTTCGACACGCGCTCGCGAAGGTTGATGACGGCGGCATCCACAACATTGACCGGGCAATCGAAGCTATCGTTGAAAAGCTCGCCACAAGGGGAATGGGACCGAAAAACGGACGTCTGCCCCTTCATGAGCCCCAAGCCGTCGTGGATATTGTCTATCAACTGTTCTCCGACCCATCGGCAAGTGAGTACACCGATGAACTTATAGAGGCACTCGAAGGTGTCCGCCGATCCAACGCAGACATCGACTTACTCGATTATCTCGACCGACCACAAATGGTGACGCCACTCTGGGATCACCAACAGGACGCACTATCAAGTTGGTGTGCGGCCGATTACGCTGGCTATGTGAATATGGCGACGGCTACGGGGAAGACTGTGCTCGGACTAGGTGCAATCGCTCACCTCTTCGGTGAATTGCACCCGCGGGACGAAGAAGTTCTGGCATCTCAGAAGGAGTCGAGTTCGAACGCGTCTGTCCTGATCGTTGCCGGTCAAGACCTCTTACTGGAGCAGTGGCAGAGCGAGTTCGACGAACACCTGAATATCCCTCGAGACCGCACTCAGACTGGCACTAAACGAGTGATCAACCTTTCTTGGGGAACTATCGAGTTTCGCACGGCTCAAGATTTACTGAGTGCGGAGACAGTTTCCGGATATGATCTGGTAATCCTTGACGAAGCGCATCGGTACCGAAGGGGTGGTCGTGACGGTCGAAGTTGGCGAGATCTATTTGATGACTTGACAGATAGGTCGGACGCTATCCTCGCGATGTCCGGATCCATCGATCAGGACTGGATCGGGGATGCTGGCGCTCGCGACGCACTAGAGGCGAACCTCACGGAGTGTGCGACCTTCACAATTCCTGAGGCGCGCAAAGCAAACGTTATCGCAGATTTCAGCTGGGAAGTGACCTACGCCGCTAGTGCTGAGGACGAAACACTCGACGGCGTTACCGAGTCGACCCAGCCACTCGCAGGCGTTTACGATCCGACAAACCACAAGTTTCTCACCACCGGTTTTGGCGATGTACCCGACATCGTCCCGGAAACGTTCGAGACGCTACGCGATCTCCGATCCTTCGCCCAATCGAACGACGGGTCGGCGGCGCGTGAACAGTCAGCTGCGTTCGACAGAATAGCCACCGCTGCGTTCTCCCGTCGACCCCGGCGATGGCAATTGAGCCCACCCCATGAGACTGTGCGGCGGCTGGTCGATCGTCACGTTGCCGAAGCGAAGTGTATCGTTCTTGTCCAGAGCTACGAGCAAGCGACGCAAATTGGCGATGTCCTTCGGGATAATCTAGGGGATGATGTCGTAACCGTCGCAGATGGAAAGACCACTTCACAGAGCGAACAAATAAACGAATTTAAAGAACGAAAAAAGGGAGTCATTGTCGGCCCGGGGGAGGTTATCGGAGTCGGCGTCGATATCCCCGATGCGGACGTAGCAGTTAACCTTTCGAAGGGAGGTGTCAACGCGTCACTTATCCAACGCATTGGCCGCGTCCTTCGAAATCCGACCGGGGCTAGTCGTGCGCACTTCTATCAGGTCGTAACGCTTCCAGCGACGCCAGACGGGCAGCTAGCCGGCGAGGACGGTCGTCGACTACTTCGTCGAGCGTCTGAGTTAAGAGCACTTGGATCGCGATTTCGGGAACTGCCAGGCTTCTCGACGGTTGACGAAACCACAGTACCGTTGTTGGCCGAGTTGGAGGTGGCAGGGTCCATGGCGATGGAAGCCGACCACCGGGCCATCGAAGAAATCGTGGACGATGATGTCGCACAGGAGTGGCTCTATGAACTACTAGATGCCATCAAGGACCGCAACAGACGGATTGATCCTACTCTTCCTCAGGTGTGGACAGGAGAAACTGTTGATCCGAAGACGGAACCCATTCGGACGGCAATCGAATCACGTGAACAAAGCAGGAAGAAGGTGAGGAAAGACAACGGTAGGTCCCCGCAACACTTAGACGCGAGTCCACAGGAATACCTTGAAGTGTCAGTTTCAAATTCAAATGATGAGCCTGTAATCGGGGCATCAGTATCGATTTCTACGGACGAGAAAGATTACGAATCAGAGACGGCTGCCGATGGCACAGCATCGTTCCACGTACCCACCCACTCACGCCGTGTCGAGGCCTCCGTCGATAGCGACGGTTACGAACCAAAGGAGGCCGTGTCGCTCCTTTACGGCCGAAGTGGACCGTATAATTTCACTGTGCAGCTTAGTAGTCTATCATCGGAAGGCGATTCAGTCGATACATCCCATACTGAGGATTCTCCATCTGCATCCAGTCGGGACGAATCAACATCTGTCGGCGGTGATGCAGCAGATCCCTCTGCTGGAAAAGACGGTGCGGTTGCACCGTCGGAGCTGACCGAATTATACGAGGTGTTCCATTCGTATAGAAAACTGGTTGACACCCTCATCGAAGCGTCGGGGATCGAGGAAGGACCTATGGTTACGTGGCGGGATACTCTTGTATCATTTCTTGATTCTGGTTTAGAAGGATGGGACAGCGGTTACGGACCACAACAGCTGAACCGGTCCGGTATCATTTCAAAGGACTATCGTTCCGATTTCGGAAATGGTAAACGTGTAACTGAGTTTCAAGTGATCGAAACGGCTTCTCCATCGCCACTTCTCGACGGCATCCTATCTCACTTCGACGACCATGAACGGAAGATGGTTCCAGTTGTCCCTTCGTCTGGTACTGCTCTTCCCGTAATCGTCGAAACGGAATCTGCCCTAACGGAGGCTCAGGAGTTGTTGGAAAAATTTCCTGAATTGCCGCGAGTTGGGAATCCGCCGGATTCACCCTCGGATTCAGATCTCACGACAGTGAGTGGAGTTACCGATGTGGACGCGAACGTTCTGGAGGAAAATGGCTTCGAGAACGTGGCGGACCTTCGGGAAGCTGCGTACGAAGATATTGCAGCTATTCCTGAGATTCCGGATCATCTCGCACTCAGAATCAAAGCAGATGTGGAATGA
- a CDS encoding pirin family protein, with amino-acid sequence MSDSPSAQTHPHIYHAPRTDISQDQGSFRIHFDFPGRAVPNHDDHGYGPLATVVESFMDPGTLIRMHEHRNEEIISWVPDGVMRHDDRQGNELVTDPDHLMVMGAGTGFWHAEETLDDDPPLRMLQIFVRPHTLNLEPGIQHQPIPDPTANEWRHLFGPEGTNAPLSVRNDVHFYDCRLDADATVTLPNRADWHTYLYVFEGTVDVGEVPVGYTESALVTDDTDIPVTATENSTIVAFTINPDAPVTRQGTIGR; translated from the coding sequence ATGAGCGATTCACCGTCAGCACAGACACACCCTCACATTTACCACGCACCTCGAACCGATATTTCACAAGATCAAGGCTCGTTCCGGATTCACTTCGATTTCCCCGGACGGGCCGTCCCGAACCACGACGACCACGGGTACGGACCCCTCGCAACCGTCGTCGAGTCGTTCATGGATCCAGGAACGCTCATCAGGATGCACGAACACCGCAACGAAGAGATCATCTCGTGGGTTCCCGACGGCGTGATGCGCCACGACGACCGCCAAGGCAACGAACTCGTCACAGACCCCGACCACCTCATGGTGATGGGTGCCGGAACCGGGTTCTGGCACGCCGAAGAAACGCTCGATGACGACCCGCCACTGCGAATGCTCCAAATTTTTGTCCGCCCGCACACCCTCAACCTCGAGCCTGGCATTCAACACCAACCGATTCCCGACCCCACCGCGAACGAATGGCGGCACCTGTTCGGCCCCGAAGGAACCAACGCCCCACTGTCCGTCCGCAACGACGTCCACTTCTACGATTGCCGACTCGACGCCGACGCCACAGTCACGCTCCCGAACCGAGCTGACTGGCACACCTATCTATACGTCTTCGAGGGAACAGTCGACGTCGGCGAGGTACCTGTCGGGTACACCGAGAGCGCACTCGTGACTGACGATACCGACATCCCCGTCACCGCAACCGAAAACTCCACCATCGTCGCATTCACCATCAACCCCGACGCCCCGGTCACACGCCAAGGCACGATCGGGCGGTGA
- a CDS encoding ribonuclease H-like domain-containing protein, protein MVLELVAFDIETTGFSVRDEVTVAGFAFPLGVRVFVQSGGRDASGLESRVQDRVECHVQLSVHASEAALLEAVGAFSRDRLAGDDVLLAAFNGETWRSGFDLPFLRTRLSMNDVAWPFDEVPYTDLLPVVSKRFNTTIGGDECRDLVGVYDALCGGSVGELDPFVESSEAVAAFERGEFVALVLHNVADVLRTRELGVLAERYCSKSDFKLKSLTCTRNG, encoded by the coding sequence ATGGTGTTGGAGTTGGTGGCGTTTGATATTGAGACGACTGGGTTCTCGGTTCGTGATGAGGTGACGGTTGCTGGGTTCGCGTTCCCGTTAGGGGTGCGCGTGTTCGTTCAGTCGGGTGGTCGGGATGCGAGTGGTTTGGAGTCGAGGGTGCAGGATCGCGTGGAGTGTCATGTGCAGTTGTCGGTGCACGCGTCTGAGGCGGCGTTGTTGGAGGCGGTGGGTGCGTTTTCGCGTGACCGGTTGGCTGGTGATGACGTGTTGTTGGCGGCGTTTAATGGTGAGACGTGGCGATCCGGGTTCGATTTACCGTTTTTACGGACGCGGCTTTCGATGAATGATGTTGCGTGGCCGTTCGATGAGGTACCGTACACGGATTTGCTACCGGTCGTGTCGAAACGGTTTAACACGACGATAGGTGGGGATGAGTGTCGGGATCTCGTTGGCGTGTACGATGCGTTGTGCGGGGGGTCGGTTGGTGAGTTGGATCCGTTCGTGGAGAGTAGTGAGGCGGTGGCGGCGTTTGAGCGCGGGGAGTTCGTGGCGCTCGTGTTGCATAACGTCGCGGACGTGTTGCGGACGCGCGAGTTAGGGGTGCTCGCGGAGCGCTACTGTTCGAAATCGGATTTCAAGTTGAAGTCGTTGACGTGTACGCGTAACGGGTGA
- a CDS encoding saccharopine dehydrogenase family protein, producing the protein MSNTDRTYDLVVWGATGVAGRLVVEYLTEQYTPDDLSLALGGRDETRLRELEAALVAQRSGWEELPVVIGDATDSESLRALAEDTRVVCTTVGPYTKYGTPLVEACISAGTDYCDLTGEVNWVREMIDRYHDDAVDAGARIVHSCGFDSIPADLATLLVQSFAIDEFGTHCDLVRIYLEDGRGGISGGTASSVLEVFRAASTDPVARQTLRNPYSLAPRGERDGVDPGAQSLPRKDPLRGEWTAPSPMAVVNERVIRRSNALLEYPWGREFECTEVVPIGSGLVGMVGASAVSAGLGLATAGLTFDPTREALRRFAFPGPGEGPTREEIENGYFTVRVLGRGTATDGPFVVESRISADWDPGYGATARMLGEAAMCLVCDRIDSPLEGGILTPAAAIGDPLADGLRRAGLIVEVGEWDPNQT; encoded by the coding sequence GTGTCGAACACCGACCGGACATACGATCTCGTCGTCTGGGGTGCAACCGGCGTCGCCGGCCGTCTCGTCGTCGAGTACCTCACCGAACAGTACACGCCGGACGACCTCTCGCTTGCCCTCGGCGGTCGCGACGAGACGCGGCTCCGCGAACTGGAAGCTGCGCTCGTGGCGCAGCGCTCCGGATGGGAGGAGCTCCCGGTCGTCATCGGCGATGCAACGGATTCGGAGAGCCTGCGCGCTCTCGCCGAGGATACTCGCGTCGTCTGTACGACTGTCGGCCCGTACACCAAATATGGCACGCCGCTCGTCGAGGCGTGTATCTCGGCCGGAACGGACTACTGCGACCTCACTGGGGAAGTAAACTGGGTCCGGGAGATGATCGATCGGTACCACGACGATGCGGTCGATGCGGGCGCTCGTATCGTCCACAGTTGCGGGTTCGATTCGATCCCGGCCGACCTCGCCACGTTGCTCGTGCAGTCGTTCGCCATCGACGAGTTCGGGACGCACTGCGACCTGGTTCGGATCTACCTCGAGGACGGGCGAGGCGGGATAAGCGGCGGAACGGCCTCGAGCGTCCTCGAAGTGTTCCGGGCCGCGTCCACCGATCCGGTCGCCCGACAGACGCTTCGGAACCCGTATTCGCTGGCGCCGCGGGGCGAGCGAGACGGCGTCGATCCGGGCGCACAGTCCCTCCCGAGAAAAGATCCGCTGCGAGGGGAGTGGACGGCCCCGTCGCCGATGGCGGTCGTGAACGAGCGAGTGATTCGACGGAGTAACGCGCTGCTCGAGTATCCGTGGGGTCGTGAGTTCGAGTGTACGGAGGTCGTCCCTATCGGATCGGGTCTCGTCGGTATGGTGGGTGCAAGCGCCGTCTCGGCCGGCCTCGGGTTAGCGACTGCGGGACTGACTTTCGACCCGACGCGGGAAGCCCTCCGTCGCTTCGCGTTCCCCGGTCCGGGCGAAGGGCCGACGAGGGAAGAGATCGAGAACGGGTACTTCACGGTTCGCGTGCTCGGTCGCGGAACCGCCACTGACGGGCCGTTCGTTGTCGAGAGTCGAATCAGCGCCGACTGGGATCCGGGGTACGGCGCGACCGCGAGGATGCTCGGTGAGGCCGCGATGTGTCTCGTGTGTGATCGGATCGACTCGCCGCTCGAGGGCGGCATCCTCACCCCGGCGGCAGCGATCGGCGATCCGCTCGCCGACGGGCTTCGCCGGGCGGGACTGATCGTAGAGGTGGGCGAGTGGGACCCAAATCAGACGTAG
- a CDS encoding homing endonuclease associated repeat-containing protein produces the protein MDVNEMIERAEGEVDRALLQGTGSGNLVCTGYFGDGPLIAHLRNQEKVDYALQNFRKGLTVEKDGVKERIKPGSRYRTAMLVTHRRILFVVGCEEGDETVSVPFEKVRKVKVKTGILKDKITVKADSACFDMYVRKGSELEDIANHILDLARSITERRDTTNHSSNESDCAQKSQSPDGLNSTSSASGLQNQAKLKADGSGRNMNRESNNLSKIELLASNEAGDPISNATVTAESDVFQIKSRTSDTGRCNISLPPTVDSVKVEIDHPTYEIVRSELTVEDGTAIDVTLTETESMEMGEEPPHQQTKETPSQRPNGKVGTPTREALVQELIDLQKGREKRITRGLMRADGKFEPEDYEKEFGNWSTALRSVTFPDENSEVSSSEPTNQEAYSKAEVLDAIADVAQRVGGRPSTEDMNEHGRMSVGPAYRIFDSWSEAVEAATRTDSDTTEKSSTSAISADIDESFEEPSPEDPLVTGLENVPRGRLSGVVVDVLTVTDSEKPRRNAEITVRTQAGEDIELIAWEKHNVDWSFDVGDLLRLDEVRLKRWGDDDAPSHHLSTTRDFSVTKLDEASEEHVGSSDTFDSHPDSFSDPIEKLTGIGGATETDATVLMEAGYETPEDLEAATLEELRDIPDLDDGVALRIKAELG, from the coding sequence ATGGATGTCAATGAGATGATTGAACGGGCAGAAGGTGAAGTTGATCGAGCACTTTTACAAGGTACTGGGAGTGGTAATCTCGTCTGCACCGGCTACTTCGGCGATGGCCCACTCATCGCCCATCTAAGGAATCAGGAGAAGGTAGACTACGCTCTCCAGAATTTCAGGAAAGGACTCACGGTTGAGAAGGATGGAGTGAAGGAACGGATAAAACCGGGATCACGCTATCGAACTGCAATGCTCGTGACTCACCGACGGATCCTATTCGTCGTAGGATGTGAGGAAGGAGATGAAACGGTTTCCGTTCCATTCGAGAAGGTTCGTAAGGTGAAAGTCAAGACCGGTATTCTCAAGGATAAAATCACGGTGAAAGCGGATAGTGCGTGTTTTGATATGTACGTCCGGAAGGGATCTGAACTCGAAGACATCGCCAATCACATTTTGGATTTAGCACGCTCAATAACGGAGCGGCGAGACACCACCAACCATTCATCAAATGAGAGCGATTGCGCTCAAAAGAGTCAATCACCCGATGGTTTGAACTCGACGTCCTCTGCGAGTGGACTTCAAAATCAGGCCAAGCTGAAGGCTGACGGGTCCGGAAGGAATATGAATCGAGAATCTAACAATTTGTCAAAAATTGAATTGCTCGCCTCAAACGAAGCTGGTGATCCGATATCGAACGCGACTGTAACAGCGGAGAGTGACGTTTTCCAAATCAAAAGCAGGACGTCCGACACGGGGAGGTGCAACATTTCTCTTCCACCCACAGTGGACTCTGTTAAAGTCGAAATTGACCACCCAACGTACGAGATCGTTCGCAGTGAGTTAACAGTGGAGGACGGGACAGCTATCGACGTTACACTAACGGAGACAGAGTCTATGGAAATGGGGGAAGAACCTCCCCACCAACAGACGAAGGAGACGCCCTCACAACGACCGAACGGAAAGGTGGGAACACCGACCCGGGAAGCTCTCGTCCAAGAACTGATCGATCTCCAGAAAGGGAGGGAAAAACGAATTACACGCGGGCTGATGCGAGCCGATGGGAAGTTCGAACCCGAAGATTACGAGAAGGAGTTCGGGAATTGGTCGACGGCTCTCCGCTCAGTCACGTTCCCAGACGAGAACTCGGAGGTATCCTCGTCTGAACCGACGAACCAAGAAGCGTATTCGAAAGCAGAGGTACTCGATGCGATTGCCGATGTAGCGCAAAGGGTGGGCGGTCGCCCATCGACCGAAGACATGAACGAACACGGTCGGATGTCGGTTGGCCCTGCATACCGAATCTTCGACAGTTGGTCGGAGGCGGTGGAAGCAGCAACGAGAACCGACTCTGATACAACAGAAAAATCATCGACGTCAGCGATCTCTGCGGACATTGACGAGTCGTTCGAAGAACCTTCCCCCGAGGACCCGCTAGTAACTGGGCTCGAAAATGTTCCACGTGGTCGCCTTTCGGGTGTGGTTGTCGACGTTCTGACCGTCACAGACAGCGAGAAGCCCAGACGAAACGCAGAAATAACTGTCCGGACACAGGCGGGTGAAGATATCGAACTCATTGCCTGGGAAAAGCACAATGTCGATTGGTCGTTCGACGTAGGCGACCTCCTTCGGCTCGACGAAGTAAGACTAAAGCGATGGGGAGATGACGACGCACCATCCCATCACCTGAGCACTACGCGGGATTTCTCGGTAACGAAACTTGATGAGGCGTCCGAAGAGCATGTCGGTTCCAGTGACACCTTCGACTCTCACCCAGACAGCTTCTCAGATCCGATAGAGAAACTCACTGGCATAGGTGGCGCCACAGAAACAGATGCAACAGTACTGATGGAAGCTGGCTACGAGACGCCCGAGGACTTGGAAGCTGCTACCCTCGAAGAGTTACGCGACATCCCTGACCTCGATGACGGCGTTGCGCTCCGGATTAAAGCGGAGCTAGGTTGA
- a CDS encoding MarR family transcriptional regulator has protein sequence MALRIDDNTEKVIDQFIENGNLTTGALVEFTGLSRPTVTKRLDRLYAAEHVEYLHEPTALWRLVNDPRE, from the coding sequence ATGGCCCTCAGGATAGACGATAACACTGAGAAGGTAATTGACCAGTTTATCGAAAATGGTAACTTGACAACTGGTGCATTAGTAGAATTTACAGGTCTTTCTCGACCAACAGTTACAAAACGACTCGATCGACTATATGCAGCAGAACATGTTGAATATTTGCACGAGCCGACTGCTCTTTGGCGCTTAGTCAACGACCCTCGTGAGTAA